The following are encoded together in the Pseudomonas sediminis genome:
- the pedF gene encoding cytochrome c-550 PedF: MNKKIQSTLALLLLAASTNLWAHGDVVPQAVNTDGLEPLGEEWLDENPYRDNPRAIEIGSSAYNQNCAACHGLEAKSGGIAPDLRLLELGASGDEWFKERVINGAVRDGRVYMPKMADFLSQEALWAVRSYLESVHVEE, from the coding sequence CTCGCCGCATCGACCAACCTTTGGGCGCACGGCGATGTGGTCCCGCAGGCAGTGAACACTGATGGCCTGGAACCGCTGGGTGAGGAATGGCTGGACGAGAACCCCTATCGCGACAATCCGCGCGCCATCGAGATTGGCTCCTCGGCCTACAACCAGAACTGCGCTGCCTGCCACGGCCTGGAAGCCAAATCCGGCGGTATCGCCCCCGACCTGCGCCTGCTGGAGCTGGGCGCCAGTGGTGACGAGTGGTTCAAGGAGCGGGTAATCAATGGCGCGGTGCGCGATGGGCGCGTGTACATGCCGAAGATGGCCGACTTCCTTAGCCAGGAAGCATTGTGGGCAGTGCGTAGCTACCTGGAGAGCGTGCACGTCGAGGAGTAA
- a CDS encoding substrate-binding periplasmic protein produces MRRLILLFGLLLGLGIAQAQVRDFDRITESGTLRVALYQNFPPYSYEQDGQPRGVDYELAKALAEGLGLKLEVMWAPPGEKLDDDLRDYIWRGRVTAQGQLADVMLRVPYDRDYAQMRNELGELVNELVVMFGPYQRERWQLAFDRRRLPEVPSIVALRQHPVGVEVESVPSFYLSSVQGGMLSQETRHYPTPKLAFAAMQGGEVDAVMALRGEVDWLVHEADDPQLALAENAYPDMGRQIWEIGMAVHETNRQLAYALEEQLENMILDGSLERLYARYGLRYEKPEQYQ; encoded by the coding sequence ATGCGCCGGCTGATCCTCCTGTTTGGCCTGCTGCTAGGTCTGGGCATTGCCCAGGCGCAGGTGCGCGACTTCGACCGTATCACCGAGTCGGGCACCCTGCGCGTGGCTCTGTACCAGAACTTCCCGCCCTACAGTTACGAGCAGGACGGTCAGCCACGTGGTGTCGACTACGAGCTGGCCAAGGCGCTGGCTGAGGGGCTTGGGCTCAAGCTGGAAGTGATGTGGGCGCCGCCTGGCGAAAAGCTTGACGACGACCTGCGTGACTACATCTGGCGTGGCCGGGTGACAGCGCAGGGCCAACTGGCCGATGTGATGTTGCGTGTGCCATACGACCGCGACTACGCGCAGATGCGCAACGAGCTGGGCGAGCTGGTCAACGAACTCGTGGTGATGTTCGGCCCCTATCAGCGTGAGCGCTGGCAACTGGCGTTCGATCGCCGTCGTCTGCCCGAAGTGCCGAGCATCGTCGCGTTGCGCCAGCACCCGGTCGGCGTCGAAGTCGAGAGTGTGCCCTCGTTCTACCTGAGTTCGGTGCAGGGCGGCATGCTCAGCCAGGAAACCCGCCATTACCCAACGCCGAAGCTGGCCTTTGCGGCCATGCAGGGTGGTGAAGTGGATGCGGTGATGGCGCTGCGGGGTGAGGTGGACTGGCTGGTGCACGAGGCCGATGACCCACAACTGGCGCTGGCCGAGAACGCCTACCCGGACATGGGCCGGCAGATCTGGGAAATCGGCATGGCGGTGCACGAAACCAATCGGCAATTGGCCTATGCCCTGGAAGAACAGCTGGAAAACATGATCCTCGACGGCTCACTCGAGCGCCTGTACGCGCGCTACGGGCTGCGCTACGAGAAGCCAGAACAATACCAATAA